The genomic region TCTGAAATAATAGATAAAAAAAGGCTCAAGCTCTCAGACATGTCTAATCTAGAATATAAGGATAATTCCTTTGATTGTATAATCTCTATAGCAGTAATCCAGCATGGAAAAATTTCTAAAATAAAAAAAGCCATTAGTGAAATCTTCAGGATATTAAAAAAAGGAGGGGTCATCTTTATTAACACTATTTCAGATAAGGACTTCTCATTCAGGACAGGAAAAGAAATAGAGCCTAATACAAGAATAGGCACAGAGCAGTTAGATGGAAATATCACCCATCATTTCTTTTCAGAAAATGAGATTAAGGAATTATTTTCAGATTTTGAAATAATCTCCTTGGAACACAATAGAAGAAAAAGTATACAAATGCCAAGTAGAATTCGCTCAGCCTGGATTTTATTTGCAAGAAAAAAATGATAAAAAAATCAAAAATATTCGAAGTTTATGAAGAAAAAAGAAAGAAGCAGAATAATCTCTACACTAAAAACCTGGTTCCGGGTCAAAGAGTATATAATGAAAAGCTAGTGAAGCAAGATAATACGGAATACAGGCAGTGGGAGCCCAATAAAAGCAAGCTGGCTGCTACAATACTAAAAGGCTCCACTAACGTGGGGATCAGAAAGGGGGATGTTGTTCTTTATTTGGGCTGCTCTACGGGCACAACAGCTTCCCATATCAGCGACATGGCAGGAAAAAATGGATTTATTTTTGGCCTGGATTCCGCACCGAGAGTATTGAGGGAGTTTGTTTTTTTATGCGAAAAAAGAGAAAATATGACTGCCCTGCTGGAAGACGCCAATCATCCTGAGAATTACAAGGAAAGAGTATGCAAAGCAGATATTGTCTACCAGGATATTGCACAAAGAAACCAAGCTGAGATATTCATTAAGAATTGCGATGCCTTTTTAAAAAAGGGAGGGTACGGCCTGCTTGCCGTAAAGGCGAGGTCTATAGATGTGACAAAAAAGCCGAAGCATGTTTTTAAAGAAGTGCAAAAAGAGCTTGAAAAAAAGCTTACTATTATTGACTACCGGAATTTGGAGCCTTATGAAATGAATCATGCTATGTTTGTTTGTAAAAAGAAATAATTTAAAAATAACCAGATATTCTTGTTGTCCGGATTAAGATGAAAAAGAAAGGAACTTTAAAACTCAAGAAAGGCCTTGCTAAAATGATGAAAGGCGGCGTGATAATGGATGTAGTGACAGCGGAGCAGGCCAAGACAGCAGAAAAAGCAGGGGCTGTTGCTGTAATGGCACTTGAAAGAGTTCCTGCGGATATCCGCTCACAGGGAGGGGTTGCAAGAATGTCTGACCCGGGATTAATAAAGGAAATAATGTCTTCTGTTTCCATTCCTGTGATGGCAAAATGCAGGATCGGCCATTTTGCAGAAGCCCAGATACTGGAAGCAATAGGGATTGATTATATTGACGAATCAGAAGTGCTTACACCTGCAGATGAAAAGTTTCATGTAGACAAGCATAAGTTTAAAGTGCCGTTCGTGTGCGGCTGCACCTGTCTCGGGGAGGCCCTGCGCAGGATAAATGAGGGAGCAGCCATGATACGGACAAAAGGCGAAGCAGGGACAGGCAACGTAATAGAGGCTGTTAAGCATATCAGAAGAGTGAATTTAGAGATTAAATCATTAAAAAAAATGAGCGAGAAACAGTCAACTGCTTATGCCAAAGAGGAGAGAGTTCCACTACAGCTTGTCAAATTAGTCAGGAAATTACAGAAACTGCCTGTTGTTAATTTTGCTGCGGGCGGCATTGCCACACCTGCTGATGCTGCTTTAATGATGCAACTGGGATGTGACGGAATTTTTGTGGGATCGGGCATATTCAAATCAAAGAATCCGTTGAAAAGGGCAAGAGCTATAGTTGAAGCGACAACACATTATAATGATGCAAAGGTTGTGGCAAGGGTTTCTTCGGGATTAGGAGAAGCGATGAAAGGCCAGGAGATTTCTAAGATAGACACTAAACTTGCAGAGAGAGGATGGTAAAGAGAATTGGTGTCCTTGCTTTGCAAGGAGATTTCAGGGAACATATCGGCATTCTAAGAAAACTGGGAGCGAAGGTCCTGGAAATCAGGAATAAAAAACAGCTGGAAGGTTTAGACGGCCTGGTAATGCCAGGCGGAGAGTCGACTACCATAGGAAAACTTATTAAGAAATACGGCTTTATAGATGCTATTAAGAAAAGATATAAGGAAGGGATGGGAATATTCAGTACGTGCGCCGGAGGAATTTTACTGGCAAAAGAAATAAAAAATTCCAAACAGCCGGCTATCGGGCTTGTAGACATAACCATCCAAAGAAATGCATATGGAAGGCAATTAGATAGTTTTGAAACAAAGTTATTTATAAAAGGATTCAGGAATAAATTTCCTGCTGTTTTCATTAGGGCCCCGATAATAAAGGAAGTTCATGATGGCGTGGAGATTCTCGCTGCATATGAGGAAAAACCAGTCTTGGTTAAGAAAAAGAATATTTTAATCAGTACATTTCACCCAGAGCTGACAGATGACAAAAGAATCCACAAATATTTTTTAGATATACTGAACTAGCCTTTTTTATCCTTGCTCCTTAACCACCATATTCCCAGATAAGCCAATGGTGTGTCTAAAAATGCCACAACCACTTTGGCCAACCAATAAGGGACGATTATTATGGAGTATATAGAGAAAAGTGTAAATGTTCCATCAAACAATTTAGGGGAAAAGGCTATTAGAGTCCATATTGAAGAGTCTACAAACTGGCCGAATATTGTGGATATGTTATTCCTGAGCCATATGTATTTTCCCTTGTGCTTTTTCCTGAATATATGGTAAGTGGCAACATCCACGTACTGGCCGAAAAAGAAAGCAAGAATGGAAGCGATGGTAAATGTCAAAGAAAGGCTGAATACTGTTTTATACGACTCATTAAAGGTGTTGTACCATTCATTCGGCACAGCAGCAGGCACGGACAATGAAAAAAGCTGCCAGAGCAGAACAACCAGCAGGCTGATAAGGCCTATATTGACGAAT from Candidatus Woesearchaeota archaeon harbors:
- a CDS encoding methyltransferase domain-containing protein, encoding MKDWNQIFTEKGVIHKDPDKDLIKIIPLLKKYNVKKILDVGCGMGRHLLILKNEGFEVYGCDISKKAIKSSSEIIDKKRLKLSDMSNLEYKDNSFDCIISIAVIQHGKISKIKKAISEIFRILKKGGVIFINTISDKDFSFRTGKEIEPNTRIGTEQLDGNITHHFFSENEIKELFSDFEIISLEHNRRKSIQMPSRIRSAWILFARKK
- a CDS encoding fibrillarin-like rRNA/tRNA 2'-O-methyltransferase yields the protein MIKKSKIFEVYEEKRKKQNNLYTKNLVPGQRVYNEKLVKQDNTEYRQWEPNKSKLAATILKGSTNVGIRKGDVVLYLGCSTGTTASHISDMAGKNGFIFGLDSAPRVLREFVFLCEKRENMTALLEDANHPENYKERVCKADIVYQDIAQRNQAEIFIKNCDAFLKKGGYGLLAVKARSIDVTKKPKHVFKEVQKELEKKLTIIDYRNLEPYEMNHAMFVCKKK
- the pdxS gene encoding pyridoxal 5'-phosphate synthase lyase subunit PdxS, whose protein sequence is MKKKGTLKLKKGLAKMMKGGVIMDVVTAEQAKTAEKAGAVAVMALERVPADIRSQGGVARMSDPGLIKEIMSSVSIPVMAKCRIGHFAEAQILEAIGIDYIDESEVLTPADEKFHVDKHKFKVPFVCGCTCLGEALRRINEGAAMIRTKGEAGTGNVIEAVKHIRRVNLEIKSLKKMSEKQSTAYAKEERVPLQLVKLVRKLQKLPVVNFAAGGIATPADAALMMQLGCDGIFVGSGIFKSKNPLKRARAIVEATTHYNDAKVVARVSSGLGEAMKGQEISKIDTKLAERGW
- the pdxT gene encoding pyridoxal 5'-phosphate synthase glutaminase subunit PdxT — its product is MVKRIGVLALQGDFREHIGILRKLGAKVLEIRNKKQLEGLDGLVMPGGESTTIGKLIKKYGFIDAIKKRYKEGMGIFSTCAGGILLAKEIKNSKQPAIGLVDITIQRNAYGRQLDSFETKLFIKGFRNKFPAVFIRAPIIKEVHDGVEILAAYEEKPVLVKKKNILISTFHPELTDDKRIHKYFLDILN
- a CDS encoding queuosine precursor transporter, producing the protein MKWDVEFKTNLLLGFYVAALIASNLLGGKLMPIGFGNRGLTVSIIMFPFLFLITDIVGEVQGKKKARQFVNIGLISLLVVLLWQLFSLSVPAAVPNEWYNTFNESYKTVFSLSLTFTIASILAFFFGQYVDVATYHIFRKKHKGKYIWLRNNISTIFGQFVDSSIWTLIAFSPKLFDGTFTLFSIYSIIIVPYWLAKVVVAFLDTPLAYLGIWWLRSKDKKG